In a genomic window of Hymenobacter chitinivorans DSM 11115:
- a CDS encoding XrtX-associated membrane protein produces the protein MPDFAASPSSYPIVIVRGLTAGLLVAALFWVGMHNDQVFVALTQAWQKIFLTLGLSAQAAKPQSGISTLVTTRSLPAVFTYSLLYTAACLGVLYAALYDTARMRLVLQLYAAVFGACTLLLLGGKLLGDASWAYQLGRRLIDFIVSPLPVIILVPLLRWYGTPAAGRR, from the coding sequence ATGCCTGATTTCGCGGCTTCGCCCTCGTCGTACCCAATCGTAATAGTGCGCGGCCTGACCGCCGGCCTGCTCGTAGCGGCCCTGTTCTGGGTGGGTATGCACAACGACCAGGTATTTGTGGCACTGACCCAGGCCTGGCAGAAAATTTTCCTCACCCTCGGCTTGAGCGCCCAGGCCGCCAAGCCGCAGAGCGGAATCAGCACGCTGGTCACCACGCGTAGCCTGCCGGCCGTCTTCACCTATTCCCTGCTATACACGGCGGCTTGCCTGGGCGTGCTCTACGCGGCCCTCTACGATACGGCCCGCATGCGGCTGGTGCTACAGCTCTACGCGGCCGTATTCGGGGCCTGCACTTTGCTGTTGCTGGGCGGTAAGCTGCTCGGCGACGCGAGCTGGGCCTACCAGCTGGGCCGCCGCCTCATCGATTTTATCGTTTCGCCCCTGCCCGTTATTATTCTGGTACCCCTGCTGCGCTGGTACGGAACTCCGGCCGCCGGCCGCCGCTAG
- the xrtX gene encoding exosortase X has product MPAPVSPAPADLRRFLVLAVVFYALWFFGYERTLAPDGRLDAALSANITTASAATLRGLGFDSRVHGLDPYLVLLNSQPVVRVGHPCNGLVLYALFAGFVLAFPGPWRRKLWFIPVGMLVIYGINVVRIGALALNHMYSHHTVEFNHHYTFTFIVYAFIFLLWMLWARRLANPAPLLAHA; this is encoded by the coding sequence ATGCCTGCTCCCGTTTCGCCCGCTCCCGCCGACTTACGCCGCTTTCTGGTGTTGGCCGTCGTGTTTTACGCCCTCTGGTTTTTCGGCTACGAGCGGACTCTGGCTCCCGATGGCCGCCTCGATGCGGCTTTGTCGGCCAACATTACCACGGCCAGCGCCGCCACCCTGCGCGGCCTGGGTTTCGACAGCCGCGTGCACGGCCTGGATCCGTACCTGGTCTTGCTCAACAGTCAGCCGGTGGTGCGGGTGGGCCACCCTTGCAACGGGCTGGTGCTTTATGCGCTGTTTGCGGGCTTTGTGCTGGCCTTTCCCGGGCCGTGGCGACGCAAGCTGTGGTTTATTCCGGTGGGCATGCTGGTTATCTACGGCATCAACGTGGTGCGCATCGGGGCTTTGGCCCTGAACCATATGTACTCCCACCACACGGTCGAATTCAACCACCACTACACGTTTACTTTTATCGTGTACGCCTTCATTTTTCTGCTCTGGATGCTCTGGGCCCGCCGCCTGGCCAACCCCGCTCCTCTCCTCGCCCATGCCTGA
- a CDS encoding AAA family ATPase has product MSLPSSDLVPPMQAADYQQKIKQVFAEVGKVVVGQQYMVGRLLIGLCTGGHILLEGVPGLAKTLTISTLSKVLHLHFQRVQFTPDLLPSDLVGTMIYNQNQSVFEVKKGPIFANLVLADEVNRSPAKVQSALLEAMQEKQVTIGETTYPLDLPFLVLATQNPVEQEGTYPLPEAQVDRFMMKVHVDYLKKTDELEVMRRMANMSYVGEVNPILTKEDIFGIRSMINQVQISETLEKYIIELVFATRKPAEYDLAEFAQYVQFGVSPRASIALHRAAKAVAFFDDRDYVLPEDIKDVAGDVLNHRILLNYEAEADGIRTQDLIEAILRKVPIS; this is encoded by the coding sequence ATGTCGTTGCCTTCCTCTGACCTCGTGCCGCCGATGCAAGCCGCTGACTATCAGCAAAAGATCAAGCAAGTATTTGCCGAAGTAGGCAAAGTGGTGGTGGGGCAGCAGTATATGGTGGGCCGCCTGCTGATTGGCCTCTGCACCGGCGGCCACATCCTGCTGGAAGGCGTGCCGGGACTGGCCAAAACTCTGACCATCAGCACGCTTTCCAAAGTATTGCACCTGCATTTCCAACGCGTGCAGTTCACCCCCGACCTGCTGCCTTCCGACCTGGTGGGCACTATGATTTACAACCAGAACCAGTCGGTATTTGAAGTAAAGAAAGGGCCGATTTTTGCCAACCTCGTGCTGGCCGACGAAGTGAACCGCTCCCCGGCCAAGGTGCAGAGCGCCCTGCTCGAAGCCATGCAGGAAAAGCAGGTGACCATCGGCGAAACCACCTACCCGCTGGACCTGCCGTTTCTGGTACTGGCCACCCAAAACCCGGTGGAGCAGGAGGGCACTTATCCGCTGCCCGAGGCCCAGGTCGACCGGTTCATGATGAAAGTACACGTGGACTACCTTAAAAAGACCGACGAGCTGGAGGTGATGCGCCGCATGGCCAACATGAGCTACGTGGGCGAGGTAAACCCGATTCTGACCAAGGAAGACATCTTCGGCATCCGCAGCATGATCAACCAGGTGCAGATTTCCGAGACGCTGGAGAAGTACATCATCGAGCTGGTGTTTGCCACCCGCAAGCCGGCCGAGTATGACTTGGCCGAGTTTGCGCAGTACGTGCAGTTTGGGGTGAGCCCCCGGGCCAGCATTGCCCTGCACCGGGCCGCCAAAGCCGTAGCCTTCTTCGACGACCGGGACTACGTGCTGCCCGAGGACATCAAGGACGTGGCCGGCGACGTGCTCAACCACCGCATCCTGCTCAACTACGAAGCCGAAGCCGACGGAATCCGCACCCAGGACCTGATTGAAGCCATCCTGCGCAAAGTCCCGATTAGCTAA
- a CDS encoding class I SAM-dependent methyltransferase produces MSKISKTLRGLAALARNPWLLNHVLAADEASWQRRAQAHAGRQLSAQGLPLVALHTFLSAADTTVQPFAFREGGSLPTDLLLLRALCRRVAAATYFEIGTWRGESAANVAEVAQAVYTLNLSAEELRQLGLPARYIELHGFFSRPLPNVTHLHGNSATFDMAALDRKFDVIFIDGDHTYEAVRTDTRRVFEHLVGPETVVVWHDASRQPGQPRWEVLAGILDGLPTSAIGPLVQVENTLCALYSPRPLPTRTPDPLADPEHWFAVQLRQVGA; encoded by the coding sequence GTGTCGAAGATTTCCAAAACCCTGCGCGGGCTGGCGGCCCTGGCGCGCAACCCCTGGCTGCTCAACCACGTGCTGGCCGCCGATGAAGCCAGCTGGCAGCGGCGGGCCCAGGCCCACGCGGGTCGGCAACTGAGTGCGCAGGGCCTGCCCCTGGTGGCGTTGCACACCTTCCTGTCGGCCGCCGATACCACCGTGCAGCCGTTTGCCTTTCGGGAAGGTGGCTCCTTGCCCACCGACTTGCTGCTGCTGCGGGCCTTATGCCGGCGGGTGGCCGCGGCTACGTACTTCGAAATTGGGACGTGGCGGGGCGAAAGTGCGGCCAACGTGGCCGAGGTGGCCCAGGCCGTGTACACGCTGAATCTGTCGGCCGAGGAGCTGCGGCAGCTGGGGCTGCCGGCGCGCTACATCGAGCTGCACGGCTTTTTCTCCCGGCCTTTGCCCAACGTGACCCACCTGCACGGCAACTCGGCCACCTTCGACATGGCCGCGCTGGACCGAAAGTTCGACGTGATTTTCATCGACGGCGACCATACCTACGAGGCCGTGCGCACCGATACGCGCCGGGTGTTTGAGCACTTGGTGGGTCCCGAAACCGTGGTGGTGTGGCACGACGCCAGCCGGCAGCCCGGGCAGCCGCGCTGGGAAGTACTGGCCGGTATTCTGGATGGCCTGCCCACCTCGGCTATCGGCCCGCTAGTGCAGGTCGAAAACACCCTCTGCGCGCTGTACTCACCCCGGCCGCTGCCTACCCGCACCCCCGACCCGCTGGCCGACCCAGAGCACTGGTTTGCGGTGCAGCTACGGCAAGTTGGCGCCTAA
- a CDS encoding lipopolysaccharide biosynthesis protein translates to MIRRILQNFATRLATALLSFAIVWLTARYLGATGRGDVSLFVTDCAALLLFIGLLGGSSLIYLAPGRSIWHLLVPAYGWATLVCAAGTVVVGLARPVAPQYLLHLLGLSLLQAFFSINSSLLLGRKKEGAYNLLNGLQVGLLAGSLALAFVGWQWRTVAVYYYAAYLAYGLPLLLSFGVLLRLPDQWAAGRGLGLAARELAHHSRGAHLSNILAFANYRLSYYFVAHYADARALGVLSVGVALAEAIWLIPRSTALVQYVDLVHATDKHTQIAPTLRIARLTLLSTALAVLLLCALPAQVLTAIFGAEFGAARPVILRLAPGVVAIALSVMCSTYFAGVGRYRVNNLATTVGLLVTLPACWLLIPRLGINGAALATSLSYLASTAYLFHQFLQATGAGWAALVPGPADLSYLRQLLGRKPA, encoded by the coding sequence ATGATTCGCCGGATTCTGCAAAACTTTGCCACCCGCCTGGCCACAGCCCTACTCAGCTTCGCCATCGTGTGGCTAACGGCGCGCTACCTGGGCGCTACTGGCCGCGGCGACGTGAGCCTGTTCGTGACGGACTGCGCGGCCCTGTTGCTGTTTATTGGCCTGCTCGGCGGCTCGTCCCTGATTTACCTGGCCCCAGGCCGCAGCATCTGGCACTTGCTGGTACCGGCCTATGGCTGGGCCACGCTGGTGTGCGCGGCCGGCACGGTAGTAGTGGGGCTGGCCCGGCCGGTGGCGCCGCAATATCTGCTGCATCTGCTGGGGTTGTCCTTGCTACAGGCGTTTTTCTCCATCAACAGCTCTTTGCTGCTGGGCCGCAAAAAAGAAGGTGCCTACAATCTGCTCAACGGGCTGCAGGTGGGGTTGCTGGCCGGGAGCCTGGCCTTGGCCTTTGTGGGCTGGCAGTGGCGTACCGTGGCCGTGTACTACTACGCCGCTTACCTGGCTTACGGGCTGCCGCTACTGCTCAGCTTCGGGGTGCTGCTCCGGCTGCCCGACCAGTGGGCGGCGGGGCGGGGCCTGGGCCTGGCAGCCCGGGAGTTGGCGCACCACAGCCGCGGGGCCCATTTATCCAACATCCTGGCTTTTGCCAATTACCGCCTGAGCTACTACTTCGTGGCCCACTACGCCGACGCCCGGGCTCTGGGCGTACTGAGCGTGGGCGTGGCCCTGGCCGAGGCCATCTGGCTGATTCCGCGCAGCACAGCCCTGGTGCAGTACGTCGATTTGGTGCACGCCACTGATAAGCACACCCAGATTGCCCCAACGTTGCGCATTGCCCGCCTCACGCTGCTGAGCACAGCCCTGGCGGTGCTGCTGCTCTGCGCCTTGCCGGCCCAGGTGCTGACGGCCATCTTCGGGGCGGAATTTGGGGCCGCCCGGCCCGTGATTCTGCGGCTGGCGCCCGGCGTGGTGGCCATTGCCCTTAGCGTGATGTGCAGCACTTATTTTGCTGGCGTAGGCCGCTACCGAGTCAATAACCTGGCGACTACCGTGGGCCTGCTCGTGACGCTGCCCGCCTGCTGGCTTTTGATTCCCAGGCTGGGCATCAACGGCGCGGCCTTGGCCACTAGCCTGTCGTATTTGGCGTCCACGGCCTATTTGTTTCACCAATTCTTGCAAGCTACCGGGGCTGGCTGGGCCGCTTTAGTGCCCGGCCCCGCCGACCTATCCTACCTGCGGCAGTTGCTCGGGCGCAAGCCGGCTTAG
- a CDS encoding glycosyltransferase encodes MKLPRVLMLPKWYPHRYDDQDGDFVARHVAAIAPHAQVAVLFAAVARGPLPGLTDCEADLNGEIPTLRYYYRAQPTGLAPLDKVLKLLLYFWCLGRGYRRLTTHWGGSPQLTHVHVLLRTGLFAWWLKLTQGIPYLITEHWTLYLPQNAGRMGKLRRWLSQRIVGQAAALHTVSRNLGQAMQQLGLVNARAVVLPNVVDTQLFKPAAGNNTARDRAGAGPLLHVAAFNEQAKNLSGILRVVARLSERWPGLTLRIAGYGPAEAELRQLAADLGLLDTHVFFLGKLSPAQVAEQMRQAVCLVLFSNYENLPCVLIEAQASGLPAVATAVGGVPELLPPDGSRGLLVPPRDEAALEQALSTVLRHPERFEARQLRQHAVAHFSYGEVGRQFVQLYAQLLMPTAGGSPTPPLRP; translated from the coding sequence ATGAAGCTGCCCCGCGTGCTCATGCTGCCCAAGTGGTACCCCCACCGCTACGACGACCAGGATGGCGACTTCGTGGCCCGCCACGTGGCCGCCATTGCCCCGCACGCCCAAGTGGCGGTCCTGTTTGCGGCCGTAGCCCGCGGCCCCCTGCCCGGCCTGACTGACTGCGAAGCCGACCTGAACGGGGAAATTCCCACGCTGCGCTATTACTACCGGGCCCAGCCCACCGGCCTGGCCCCACTGGACAAAGTGCTGAAGCTGCTGCTGTACTTCTGGTGCCTCGGCCGGGGCTACCGGCGCCTGACTACGCACTGGGGCGGCTCACCCCAGCTTACGCACGTGCATGTGCTGCTGCGCACGGGCTTGTTTGCCTGGTGGCTCAAGCTGACCCAGGGTATTCCCTACCTCATTACCGAACACTGGACGCTGTATCTGCCCCAGAATGCGGGCCGCATGGGTAAGCTGCGGCGGTGGCTGAGTCAGCGCATTGTGGGGCAGGCGGCGGCCCTGCACACGGTGTCGCGCAACCTGGGGCAGGCCATGCAGCAGCTGGGCCTGGTCAATGCCCGCGCGGTAGTGCTGCCCAACGTGGTGGATACCCAGCTGTTTAAGCCTGCTGCCGGCAACAACACTGCCCGAGACCGGGCCGGAGCCGGGCCGTTGCTCCACGTGGCGGCTTTCAACGAGCAGGCCAAAAACCTGAGCGGAATCCTACGGGTGGTGGCCCGGCTGAGTGAGCGGTGGCCCGGGCTTACGCTACGCATTGCCGGCTACGGCCCCGCCGAAGCCGAACTGCGGCAGTTGGCAGCCGACCTGGGCCTGCTCGATACCCACGTATTCTTTTTAGGCAAGCTCAGTCCAGCCCAGGTGGCGGAGCAAATGCGCCAGGCTGTCTGCCTGGTCTTGTTCAGCAACTACGAAAACCTGCCCTGCGTCCTGATTGAAGCCCAGGCCAGCGGCCTACCGGCGGTGGCTACCGCCGTGGGTGGGGTGCCCGAGCTGCTGCCGCCCGACGGCTCCCGCGGCCTGCTGGTGCCCCCCCGTGACGAAGCTGCCCTGGAACAGGCCCTGTCCACGGTGCTGCGGCATCCGGAACGCTTCGAAGCCCGGCAGCTGCGCCAGCACGCCGTGGCCCACTTCAGCTACGGGGAGGTCGGCCGGCAGTTTGTCCAGCTTTACGCGCAACTCCTGATGCCGACGGCCGGCGGGTCTCCTACCCCTCCCCTGCGCCCATGA